Genomic segment of Actinomycetota bacterium:
TCGTGGCGGTTCTTCCCGGCCTGAAGCGCGAAGCCGACGTGGTCGACGCCGACGGCCTCGTACCGCCGGCACAGCTCGGCGACCTGATCGGGAGTCCCCACCGCGCCGCGCATCGAGCCGAGGCCGTGCTGCATGATCCGTACCGCGAGCGGCGCGTCGTCGGCGGTGATCACATCGCGATTGAATCCGTCCTGGTCGCGTCGCTCGAGGAACTCCTGCCACACGCTGGTGAGCCCGGGGGAGTGCGGCGTCACGCCGTAGTAGTGCGCCAGCGCGAAGCCGAAGAAATGGGTGCCGTCGATGCCGCGCTCGATCGCGGTTTGCTCGTCCTCGTGACACATCATGGGGAGCACGACGGCGACGTTCGGGTTGACGGCGAAGCCGGCGGGGACGCACTCGTCCGAGTCGATCAGGTCGTAGTACTCGCGCACCCACTGCCCGGCGTCTTCGGGCTCGACGAACGAGAACGACAGCGCGCCGATGCCTTTCCGCGCGGCGAAGTGGATCGTCTCGCGCCGCGAGCAGGCGACCCACAGCGGGGGATGCGGCTTCTGGACGGGCTTCGGAACGACGTTGCGCGGCGGCATCCGCCAGTAAGGCGACTCCCAGCCGGCGAAAGGCTCCTCGACGAACATGCGCGTGATCGCCTCGATCGAGTCCTCCCACATCGCGCGCTTCTCGGTGCGTCGCACGCCGAAGCCGCCCAGCTCGGCGGCGGAGCTCGATTCGCCGGTGCCGAACTCGACCCGTCCGCCCGAGACCAGATCCAACGTCGCGACCCGCTCGGCGACGCGTGCGGGATGGTTCACGTCCGGCGGGATCTGGACGATGCCGTGGCCGAGCCGGATCCGGCTGGTTCGCTGCGAGACCGCCCCGAGGAACACCTCGGGCGCGGAGGAGTGGCTGTACTCCTCCATGAAGTGGTGCTCGACGAACCAGACGGCGTCGAAGCCGACCCGGTCGGCGATCTCGATCTGCTCGAGCGCGTCGTTGAAGAGGCGGCGCTCGGAGTCGGCGTCCCACGGTCGCGGGAGCTGGTGCTCGTAGAACAAGCTGAATCGCATCCGAATCTCCCTTCGGTCCGTTACGCCGCCGCGAAGCGGAACCTCCGACCTTTCCTCTTTATCGTCGTCCGATCCGGGCGTCCGACCCGCAACGCCGCAAATCCG
This window contains:
- a CDS encoding LLM class flavin-dependent oxidoreductase, which gives rise to MRFSLFYEHQLPRPWDADSERRLFNDALEQIEIADRVGFDAVWFVEHHFMEEYSHSSAPEVFLGAVSQRTSRIRLGHGIVQIPPDVNHPARVAERVATLDLVSGGRVEFGTGESSSAAELGGFGVRRTEKRAMWEDSIEAITRMFVEEPFAGWESPYWRMPPRNVVPKPVQKPHPPLWVACSRRETIHFAARKGIGALSFSFVEPEDAGQWVREYYDLIDSDECVPAGFAVNPNVAVVLPMMCHEDEQTAIERGIDGTHFFGFALAHYYGVTPHSPGLTSVWQEFLERRDQDGFNRDVITADDAPLAVRIMQHGLGSMRGAVGTPDQVAELCRRYEAVGVDHVGFALQAGKNRHEDICESLELFGKRVMPEFTERREQKDREKAERLAPAIERALARRSPARSAPSGYLIDEEAEVERARHTRRRRSLNPRALVREGVADARASARRRGSKVLGHWAGRRSDAQIEKRFASGLVQRGLYTAMAASFNPTMSFGFEGEIQHELKFPATGGDTAVWTIEVRDGKATARSGPARSPAVTLQIAAGALVRLAAGENPAVVLLDGQIDVKGDIGVAMRLVEMFGGASPY